The following proteins are encoded in a genomic region of Gossypium hirsutum isolate 1008001.06 chromosome D05, Gossypium_hirsutum_v2.1, whole genome shotgun sequence:
- the LOC107906747 gene encoding pentatricopeptide repeat-containing protein At5g59600 — MKNTKFFRQTFSLDYIALLLQKCIKAKALKPGKQLHARLLLTGTDMEVLSLSSKLVGMYAGCGDLKSSGSMFGKIKTPNVFALNWMVLASAFNGYFKEAIGYFSLMSESINLCNKFTFSVVLKACVGLMNLNKGKEVHAVVNKLCLETDVNVGNGLIDMYCKCGNVSYARKMFDRMAERDVASWTSMISGYCNVGKNEEALGLFERMKLEDLQPNEFTWNVMITAFARRGDIRAALALFGRMTKEGLLPDLVTWNTIISGFAQGHCPFEAFNLFRHMLVSGIKPNHVTVTGFLPACGLTGSIEKGREIHCLIYRLGLDANVFIASALIDMYSKCGSVKDARNVFDNVPSKNAASWNALIGCYGKHGMVESAITMFERMQEEGVQVNDATLTCVLSACSHGGYVEEGLRIFGSMKQSYGIEGAKEHYACVVDMLCRSGKMVEAYELLKEMPFGVTNSIVGAFFNGCKVHGRKDLAKLMGEEILKMELRRPGGLVTLSNIYAADEEWGAVENVRKVMKEKRIHKKPGFSCEPLQFGGFLGE, encoded by the coding sequence ATGAAAAATACGAAGTTTTTCAGACAAACCTTCTCTTTAGATTACATTGCCTTGTTGTTGCAGAAGTGTATAAAAGCCAAAGCCTTGAAGCCAGGCAAGCAACTTCATGCTCGGTTGTTACTTACTGGGACTGATATGGAAGTTTTATCTTTGAGTTCAAAGCTTGTTGGGATGTACGCTGGTTGTGGAGATTTGAAATCTTCAGGTTCCATGTTTGGAAAAATCAAAACCCCAAATGTTTTTGCCTTGAACTGGATGGTTTTAGCCTCTGCTTTTAATGGCTACTTTAAAGAGGCAATTGGATACTTTTCTTTGATGTCTGAATCAATAAACCTTTGCAATAAGTTCACATTTTCTGTTGTTTTGAAAGCTTGTGTCGGGCTCATGAATTTGAATAAAGGAAAGGAGGTCCATGCTGTTGTTAACAAGTTGTGTTTGGAAAccgatgtaaatgttggtaacggtttgATAGATATGTATTGTAAATGCGGAAATGTGAGTTATGCAAGGAAAATGTTCGATAGAATGGCTGAGAGAGATGTTGCTTCTTGGACATCCATGATTTCTGGTTATTGCAATGTGGGAAAGAACGAAGAAGCTCTGGGTTTGTTTGAGAGGATGAAATTGGAAGATTTGCAGCCTAATGAGTTCACTTGGAATGTGATGATAACTGCGTTTGCTAGAAGGGGAGATATCCGTGCTGCATTGGCTCTTTTTGGTAGAATGACTAAAGAAGGTTTGCTTCCTGATTTGGTTACTTGGAACACTATTATTTCCGGTTTTGCTCAAGGCCATTGTCCTTTTGAAGCATTCAACTTGTTTCGACATATGTTAGTTTCTGGGATTAAACCAAATCATGTGACTGTAACTGGATTTCTCCCAGCATGTGGATTGACAGGTTCTATTGAAAAAGGTAGAGAAATTCATTGCTTGATTTATAGATTGGGACTGGATGCCAATGTGTTTATTGCTAGTGCTCTTATTGACATGTATTCCAAATGTGGCAGCGTGAAAGATGCTAGGAATGTCTTTGATAACGTTCCTAGTAAAAATGCAGCATCTTGGAATGCTTTAATCGGATGCTATGGGAAGCATGGCATGGTTGAATCCGCAATAACGATGTTCGAAAGGATGCAGGAAGAAGGGGTGCAGGTAAACGATGCGACTCTAACTTGTGTTCTTTCAGCCTGCAGCCACGGTGGTTATGTCGAGGAAGGTTTGAGGATATTTGGGTCAATGAAACAAAGCTACGGGATTGAAGGTGCCAAAGAACATTATGCTTGTGTTGTTGATATGTTATGCCGTTCCGGGAAGATGGTAGAAGCTTATGAGTTGTTGAAGGAAATGCCATTCGGAGTTACAAACTCGATCGTTGGTGCTTTCTTCAATGGTTGTAAAGTTCATGGGAGAAAAGATTTGGCAAAGTTGATGGGCGAGGAAATTCTTAAAATGGAATTGAGAAGGCCGGGTGGGTTGGTTACACTATCAAATATTTATGCTGCTGATGAAGAATGGGGAGCTGTGGAGAATGTAAGAAAGGTGATGAAAGAAAAGAGAATCCATAAGAAGCCTGGCTTTAGTTGTGAGCCTTTGCAATTCGGTGGCTTTCTTGGAGAATAA
- the LOC107906745 gene encoding linoleate 13S-lipoxygenase 2-1, chloroplastic — MLKPHVYHPHTTTKTLASPLHKPFSHGTALAFLPFNACSSLGKTAKPFKARVVPNKIKAAVDVNLTDDGILTDYTVKGVITVKQTVGGFLSNLGLSRGIDDIQDLLGKSILLELVSLELDPKTGQEKETIKAYAHRVKQKGDDVTYEAEFKVGQDFGEIGAVVVENEHHKEMFLVEIVLDGLTDPITISCNSWVNSKFDNPQKRVFFPPKSYLPSQTPSGLKRMRKEELQALRGNGVGERKSFERIYDYDVYNDLGDPDSDLKKKRPVLGGNKQFPYPRRCRTGRPRCESDPESETKSNMFYVPRDECFSEVKQLTFSAKTVYSVFHAVVPALQTAIVDKDLGFPYFTAIDQLFNEGVDLPPQEGNNMWREILPRLLKAISDSDNALRFEIPETMERDKFFWFRDEEFARQTLSGINPYALQLVTEWPLKSKLDPAIYGPPESVITKEMVEQQIRGFCSLEEALEQKKLFVLDYHDLLLPYVKKVRQLPGTTLYGSRTLFFLNPDETLRPLAIELTRPPMDGKPQWKEAYRPSWHSSGVWLWRLAKAHVLAHDSGYHQLISHWLRTHCCTEPYIIATNRQLSEMHPIYRLLHPHFRYTMEINALARAYLINADGIIETSFSPGKYSMEICSVAYDLLWRFDHEALPADLISRGMAVEDPDAPHGLRLTIKDYPFANDGLVLWDILKEWVSDYVNHYYPEASLVESDEELQAWWTEIRTVGHGDKKDEPWWPVLKTPQDLIQIVTTITWVTSGHHASVNFGQYTYAGYFPSRPTIARKNMPTEEATERDWEFFMNKPEVLLLLCFPSQIQATTVMAILDVLSNHSPDEEYLGEKSELAWAKDPVIQAAFEKFNGRLMELEGIIDERNANKDLRNRNGAGIVPYEFLKPFSEPGVTGKGVPYSISI; from the exons ATGTTGAAGCCACATGTTTACCATCCTCACACCACCACCAAAACCCTAGCCTCGCCATTGCATAAGCCATTTTCCCACGGCACTGCCCTCGCATTTCTTCCTTTCAACGCCTGTTCTTCATTGGGCAAGACAGCGAAACCTTTTAAAGCCAGGGTTGTTCCGAACAAAATCAAAGCTGCGGTAGACGTTAACTTGACCGATGATGGTATCCTAACTGACTACACTGTGAAAGGTGTGATCACAGTTAAACAAACTGTAGGTGGTTTCCTCTCCAACTTAGGGTTAAGTAGAGGGATAGATGATATCCAAGACTTGCTCGGCAAATCAATCCTCTTGGAGCTTGTCAGTCTCGAGCTGGACCCCA AAACGGGGCAAGAGAAGGAGACGATCAAAGCGTATGCACATCGAGTAAAACAGAAGGGTGACGACGTGACGTATGAGGCGGAATTCAAAGTAGGCCAAGATTTTGGGGAAATAGGTGCTGTGGTCGTTGAAAATGAACATCACAAAGAGATGTTTTTGGTGGAGATCGTGCTTGATGGTCTCACTGATCCTATTACCATCAGCTGTAACTCTTGGGTTAACTCCAAGTTCGACAATCCTCAAAAGAGAGTCTTCTTCCCTCCCAAG TCATACTTGCCGTCACAAACACCAAGCGGATTAAAGAGAATGAGAAAGGAAGAGTTGCAGGCATTGAGAGGGAACGGCGTGGGAGAGCGCAAGTCTTTTGAGAGGATATACGACTATGATGTTTATAATGATCTGGGCGACCCTGATTCTGATCTCAAGAAGAAAAGACCAGTGCTCGGCGGCAATAAACAGTTCCCTTACCCTAGACGTTGCCGGACTGGTCGCCCTCGCTGTGAATCAG atCCAGAATCGGAGACAAAGAGTAATATGTTCTACGTGCCAAGGGATGAGTGTTTCTCGGAGGTGAAGCAACTGACATTCTCGGCAAAGACGGTGTACTCGGTGTTTCATGCGGTGGTCCCAGCGCTTCAGACGGCGATTGTAGATAAGGATCTTGGGTTCCCATACTTCACAGCCATCGACCAACTGTTCAATGAGGGGGTTGACTTGCCTCCCCAGGAGGGAAACAATATGTGGAGAGAAATTCTTCCTAGACTACTCAAGGCCATTTCTGACAGTGACAATGCCTTGCGCTTCGAAATTCCTGAAACCATGGAAC gAGACAAATTCTTTTGGTTTAGGGATGAGGAATTCGCTCGACAAACTCTTTCTGGGATCAACCCATATGCTCTTCAATTGGTCACG GAATGGCCACTGAAGAGCAAACTTGATCCTGCAATCTACGGCCCCCCGGAATCGGTAATCACCAAAGAGATGGTCGAGCAACAAATCCGAGGTTTCTGCTCATTGGAGGAG GCATTGGAGCAAAAAAAGTTGTTTGTCCTAGATTACCATGACCTGTTACTACCATACGTGAAGAAAGTTAGACAGCTTCCAGGGACAACATTATATGGATCACGCACGCTATTTTTCTTAAACCCGGACGAGACTCTGAGGCCTTTGGCCATCGAGCTAACTCGCCCCCCTATGGATGGGAAGCCACAGTGGAAGGAAGCATATAGGCCTTCTTGGCATTCTTCAGGTGTCTGGCTTTGGAGGCTTGCTAAAGCTCATGTGCTTGCTCACGATTCCGGCTATCACCAGCTTATTAGTCACTG GCTAAGAACCCATTGTTGTACTGAACCTTATATAATTGCTACAAATCGACAACTCAGTGAAATGCATCCAATCTATAGACTGCTCCATCCCCATTTCCGTTACACAATGGAAATCAATGCACTAGCTCGAGCCTATCTAATAAATGCTGATGGGATCATTGAGACCTCCTTCAGCCCTGGCAAGTATTCTATGGAGATTTGTTCTGTTGCTTATGACCTTCTATGGCGATTTGATCATGAAGCACTCCCCGCAGACCTAATTAGCAG GGGGATGGCTGTTGAAGATCCAGATGCTCCTCATGGCCTAAGGTTAACGATCAAGGATTACCCTTTTGCCAATGATGGACTGGTTCTCTGGGATATTCTCAAAGAATGGGTCTCTGATTATGTGAACCATTACTATCCAGAGGCAAGCCTAGTGGAGTCAGACGAAGAGCTTCAAGCATGGTGGACCGAAATCCGTACGGTTGGGCATGGTGACAAGAAAGATGAACCCTGGTGGCCTGTCCTCAAAACACCACAAGACTTGATCCAAATTGTTACAACCATCACTTGGGTAACCTCAGGTCATCATGCATCTGTCAACTTTGGACAATATACCTATGCCGGTTACTTTCCCAGCAGGCCAACGATTGCTAGAAAGAATATGCCAACCGAAGAGGCAACTGAAAGAGATTGGGAGTTTTTCATGAATAAACCTGAAGTTTTACTCCTACTGTGCTTCCCTTCACAAATTCAAGCTACCACGGTGATGGCTATTTTGGATGTGTTATCGAACCATTCTCCGGACGAGGAGTACTTGGGAGAAAAATCGGAGTTGGCATGGGCCAAAGATCCTGTGATACAAGCAGCGTTTGAAAAATTTAATGGGAGGTTAATGGAGCTTGAAGGGATTATTGATGAGAGGAATGCAAACAAGGATTTGAGGAACAGAAATGGTGCTGGGATTGTGCCATATGAGTTTTTGAAGCCGTTCTCTGAGCCTGGGGTCACTGGGAAGGGAGTTCCATATAGCATCTCCATCTGA